Proteins from one Anastrepha obliqua isolate idAnaObli1 chromosome 2, idAnaObli1_1.0, whole genome shotgun sequence genomic window:
- the LOC129238188 gene encoding uncharacterized protein LOC129238188 — protein MFINAKIGNTATHKWSKMQLCSILCANSRKIQIIKMADATDVFDLDGKMCKLLISTRLDMETDFVAGRKNKSVLWGQVLTKIKEKYPSFNLTKEQITRKFLNLRTTYKRIKARNKESGRDATSWTFFDDFDEIYGGRHSINPPVENLVSSIDENVGNACTPSDDMQSSGDDSPICRIKRRRTNTDILQYLEDESGKEQKRHEENLAIEERKLLIEERRINAMMELKEVLEKAMVNK, from the exons ATGttcataaatgcaaaaattggcaacactgcaacTCATAAGTGGTCGAAAATGCAACTATGCAGTATATTGTGCGCAAATAGCCGCAAAatacaaatcataaaaatggcTGATGCAACAGATGT atTCGATTTAGACGGGAAAATGTGCAAGCTGTTGATTTCAACCCGTTTGGATATGGAAACTGATTTTGTGGCCGGAAGAAAAAATAAGTCAGTGCTATGGGGTCaggttttaacaaaaataaaggaGAAGTACCCGAGTTTCAACCTGACAAAAGAACAAATCACCAGAAAATTCCTAAATTTGCGCACAACTTATAAAAGAATTAAAGCAAGAAACAAAGAGTCTGGAAGAGACGCTACGTCTTGgacattttttgatgattttgatgaaatttatggtGGGCGACATTCGATTAACCCTCCCGTAGAAAATCTGGTGTCTTCAATAGATGAAAATGTAGGAAATGCTTGTACACCTTCTGACGATATGCAAAGTTCTGGTGATGACTCTCCCATATGTAGAATTAAAAGACGAAGGACAAACACTGACATTCTGCAATATCTAGAAGATGAATCTGGAAAGGAGCAAAAACGCCATGAGGAAAATCTTGCAATAGAAGAGAGAAAACTACTCATAGAAGAAAGACGTATAAATGCCATGATGGAATTAAAGGAGGTGCTAGAAAAAGCAAtggtgaataaataa
- the LOC129238431 gene encoding putative nuclease HARBI1: protein MEKLIINLIFDLDDKTSDAKLCNRLKRNIIKKKRRNLLLKIFLDKKRRIPKVLDYFKVIQKYPEDIFFDHFRMRRETFQNLLRELKPFWCTFRKGRLSFNLEQCLYITLWKLSNCGVTFRHLSDRFNVAKGCVDGTHVKIPKPKEDPISYYNRKGFYSINVQAICDNKFRFLDVFIGYPGSCHDANVWNNSPIYNSVVGGQIQLAQNAIILGDSAYPLSTFLLTPYRDNGHLTREQKKFNFCLSSTRVMIEQAFGILKNKFRILYSMDTASHKKISKIVFACTILHNFIINNGNPSEYISSNNNVIENDDFSSTTINELPTGEDEDGVTLRNNLTTLFSS from the exons ATGGAAAagctaataattaatttaatttttgatctgGACGATAAAACAAGTGATGCAAAATTGTGCAATCGACTAAagagaaatataattaaaaaaaaaagaagaaatttattgctaaaaatttttctgGATAAGAAGAGGCGAATTCCTAAAGTGCTGGATTACTTTAAAGTTATACAAAAGTATCCTGAAGACAtattttttgatcattttcGAATGAGACGTGAAACATTTCaa AATTTGCTACGCGAACTAAAGCCGTTCTGGTGTACATTTAGAAAAGGACGTTTATCTTTCAACTTGGAGCAATGTTTGTATATTACGTTGTGGAAGTTAAGCAATTGTGGGGTAACCTTTCGACATTTAAGCGATCGTTTTAATGTAGCAAAAG GTTGTGTCGACGGTACACATGTCAAAATCCCAAAACCAAAAGAAGATCCTATAAGCTACTATAATAGGAAAGGATTTTATTCTATTAATGTGCAA gcCATATGCGACAACAAATTTCGTTTCCTGGATGTTTTTATTGGGTATCCTGGTAGTTGTCATGACGCCAATGTATGGAATAATAGTCCAATTTATAATTCGGTTGTCGGTGGTCAAATACAACTTGCTCAGAACGCAATAATACTTGGAGACTCAGCGTATCCACTTTCTACGTTTTTGTTGACTCCATACAGAGATAACGGTCACCTTACGCGTGaacaaaagaaatttaactTTTGCCTTAGCTCGACTCGTGTTATGATTGAGCAAGCGTTTGggatcttaaaaaataaatttagaatattaTATAGCATGGACACAGCgagccataaaaaaatttctaaaattgtgTTCGCTTGTACTATTCtccataattttattattaataacggAAACCCATCAGAATACATATCATCAAATAATAATGTAATAGAAAACGACGATTTTTCTAGCACTACAATAAATGAACTACCAACGGGCGAAGATGAAGACGGAGTTACTTTAAGAAATAACTTAACAACATTATTTTCaagttaa